One Clostridium novyi NT genomic window carries:
- a CDS encoding acyl-CoA dehydratase activase-related protein has protein sequence MKITFPNLGNTYIAAKVLFDGLGIEYVIPPVNNKEALDIGIESSPEEMCTPFKIMMGNYIQSIRKGADTVLLVGSCGPCRFGEYCELQMKILKKLGHDVKFIVLDKPEDIGKKELLRRVELILSQSKKSKSEKILAMKRAIKAINLIDYIEEKVHYLTGYEVNRGEFKKLFYKCKNEVMNVTSDIEAIKILQSYKNELHKIVVDKNKNPLKVEIIGEIYTIIDSFSNLNIEDKLMDYGVCTRRKLTPSWWVKDAIMGVVNLNSMDIKRASRDYLSYYVGGHARECVGEAVLAKEDNFDGAIQIFPMGCMPQIVSKAILPKISKDKNFPIMTLVVDEMTGEGGYVTRIEAFLDLIERRKKYVLYGN, from the coding sequence TTGAAAATAACATTTCCAAACTTGGGTAATACATATATTGCAGCTAAGGTTTTGTTTGATGGATTAGGTATAGAATATGTAATTCCACCTGTTAATAATAAAGAGGCTTTAGATATAGGAATTGAGAGTTCACCAGAGGAGATGTGTACTCCATTTAAAATTATGATGGGAAATTATATTCAAAGTATAAGAAAAGGTGCAGATACAGTATTATTAGTTGGAAGTTGTGGACCTTGTAGATTTGGTGAATACTGTGAACTACAGATGAAAATATTAAAAAAGCTAGGGCATGATGTTAAGTTTATAGTTTTAGATAAGCCAGAAGATATAGGAAAAAAAGAACTGTTAAGGCGTGTAGAACTTATATTGTCACAAAGTAAAAAGAGTAAAAGTGAAAAAATATTGGCTATGAAAAGGGCCATTAAAGCTATTAATTTAATTGATTATATAGAAGAAAAAGTCCACTACTTAACTGGATATGAGGTTAACAGGGGAGAATTTAAAAAACTTTTTTATAAGTGTAAAAATGAAGTTATGAATGTAACAAGTGATATAGAAGCTATAAAAATACTGCAATCATATAAAAATGAATTACATAAGATAGTAGTAGACAAGAATAAAAATCCATTAAAAGTTGAAATTATAGGAGAAATATACACAATAATAGATTCTTTTTCAAATCTTAATATAGAAGATAAACTAATGGATTATGGAGTGTGTACAAGAAGAAAATTGACTCCTAGTTGGTGGGTTAAGGATGCTATTATGGGAGTTGTAAATTTAAATTCTATGGATATAAAAAGAGCTTCAAGGGATTACCTTTCGTATTATGTTGGTGGGCATGCAAGAGAATGTGTAGGAGAAGCGGTACTTGCAAAAGAAGATAATTTTGATGGAGCTATTCAAATATTTCCTATGGGATGTATGCCTCAGATAGTAAGTAAAGCTATACTTCCTAAAATATCAAAGGATAAAAACTTTCCTATAATGACGTTGGTTGTTGATGAAATGACAGGGGAAGGTGGATATGTAACTAGAATAGAAGCATTTCTTGATTTAATTGAAAGGAGAAAGAAATATGTATTATATGGGAATTGA
- a CDS encoding esterase/lipase family protein, producing MNKFFKKVMSKLLLVPFLVLSLATPVFATENSSKMKNNNYPIVLVHGFMGWGRDEALGFKYWGGFNDIQEDMKKSGYKVYTATVGPIASNWDRACELYAYIKGGRVDYGKVHSEKYGHKRYGKTFPGLYPQWGEKDQYGNIKKIHLVGHSMGGQTIRTLVQLLKEGSREEIAGTNQNEISPLFKGDKSWVCSVTSISTPHDGTSILDDKNFVINTVVQKMLGTLASVTGNNKSFIYDFKADQWGLKREPGESYNKYVSKVLNSDIWNTKDIAKWDLSPQGAKELNKWVKAQPDVYYFSWTTKATKTIPIIGRVVPDPIFMNPVLMPTAEIMTHHTNKGEGGIKIDSKWFHNDGAVNVISSNGPKLGSSDKIVRHKFYEAPQKGQWTDMGIIENTDHMDIVGIANIRDLRSFYNNIGNQLTSLQK from the coding sequence ATGAATAAGTTTTTTAAAAAAGTTATGAGTAAGTTATTATTAGTACCGTTCTTAGTTTTATCTTTGGCAACACCTGTATTTGCTACAGAAAACAGTAGTAAAATGAAAAATAATAACTACCCCATTGTATTAGTTCATGGTTTTATGGGATGGGGTCGTGATGAAGCGTTAGGTTTTAAATATTGGGGTGGATTTAACGACATTCAAGAAGACATGAAAAAAAGTGGTTATAAGGTTTATACAGCTACAGTAGGTCCTATAGCGAGCAACTGGGATAGAGCATGCGAGTTATATGCCTATATTAAAGGTGGACGTGTGGACTATGGAAAAGTTCATTCAGAAAAATATGGACATAAAAGATATGGTAAGACATTTCCAGGTTTGTATCCACAATGGGGAGAAAAAGATCAATATGGAAATATAAAAAAGATTCATTTAGTAGGCCATAGTATGGGAGGTCAAACTATTCGTACCTTAGTTCAACTTCTAAAAGAAGGTTCTAGAGAAGAAATTGCAGGAACTAATCAAAATGAAATATCTCCATTATTTAAAGGTGATAAAAGTTGGGTATGCAGTGTAACTAGTATATCTACACCACATGATGGTACAAGTATATTAGATGATAAAAATTTTGTTATAAATACTGTTGTTCAAAAGATGCTTGGAACTTTAGCATCAGTAACAGGAAACAATAAGAGTTTTATATATGATTTTAAAGCTGATCAGTGGGGACTTAAAAGAGAACCTGGTGAAAGTTATAATAAATATGTTAGTAAAGTTTTAAATAGTGATATTTGGAATACAAAAGATATTGCAAAATGGGATCTTTCACCTCAAGGCGCCAAGGAATTAAATAAGTGGGTAAAAGCTCAACCAGATGTATATTATTTCTCTTGGACAACAAAAGCAACAAAAACTATACCTATAATAGGCAGAGTTGTTCCAGATCCTATATTTATGAACCCAGTATTAATGCCAACTGCAGAGATAATGACTCATCATACTAATAAGGGTGAAGGTGGAATAAAAATAGACTCTAAGTGGTTCCATAATGATGGGGCGGTAAACGTTATCAGCTCTAATGGACCTAAACTTGGATCAAGTGATAAGATTGTTAGACATAAATTCTATGAGGCACCACAGAAGGGGCAATGGACAGATATGGGTATTATTGAAAATACAGATCATATGGACATTGTAGGAATTGCAAATATTAGAGATTTAAGAAGTTTCTATAATAATATAGGAAATCAACTAACATCTTTGCAAAAATAA
- a CDS encoding acyl-CoA dehydratase activase produces MYYMGIDVGSVSTDIVLLDENLQVVEKIYLRTKGNPIKVIQEGIKLLSNKYKSEEIKGVGTTGSGRHIAGALLGADVIKNEITAHAIASLNLDKDVRTIIEIGGQDSKIIILEDGIVTDFAMNTVCAAGTGSFLDRQAERLDIPIEKFGDYALRSNIPVRIAGRCAVFAESDMIHKQQLGYNQEDIIKGLCTALVRNYLSNVGKGKEIKSKVFFQGGVAANKGIKKAFEDELGVPIYVPKDYDVMGAIGVAIMVSELSENKKSNFKGFEIGESKFTSTSFECSGCANQCEVVNIKENLKIVGCFGDKCGKWNENI; encoded by the coding sequence ATGTATTATATGGGAATTGATGTTGGCTCAGTCAGTACAGATATTGTGCTTTTAGATGAAAATTTACAAGTTGTAGAAAAGATATATTTAAGAACAAAGGGAAATCCCATTAAAGTCATACAAGAAGGTATTAAATTATTAAGTAACAAGTATAAGAGTGAGGAAATTAAAGGAGTAGGAACTACAGGAAGTGGGAGACACATAGCAGGGGCACTTTTAGGAGCTGATGTTATAAAAAATGAAATTACAGCTCATGCAATAGCTTCCCTTAATTTAGATAAAGATGTTAGAACTATAATTGAAATTGGAGGACAAGATTCTAAAATAATAATATTAGAAGATGGCATTGTCACTGATTTTGCAATGAACACTGTATGTGCTGCTGGAACAGGATCATTTTTAGATAGGCAAGCTGAAAGACTAGATATACCTATTGAGAAATTTGGAGATTATGCATTAAGGTCTAATATACCAGTTAGAATTGCAGGAAGATGTGCAGTATTTGCAGAGTCAGATATGATACATAAACAGCAACTTGGATATAATCAAGAAGATATAATCAAAGGTTTATGTACTGCGCTTGTTAGAAATTATCTTAGTAATGTTGGAAAAGGAAAAGAAATTAAATCTAAAGTGTTTTTTCAAGGTGGAGTAGCGGCAAACAAAGGGATAAAAAAGGCTTTTGAAGATGAATTAGGAGTACCTATTTATGTTCCCAAAGATTATGATGTTATGGGAGCAATAGGGGTTGCTATTATGGTTTCAGAGTTATCAGAAAATAAAAAAAGTAACTTTAAAGGATTTGAAATTGGAGAGAGCAAGTTTACATCTACTAGTTTTGAATGTAGTGGATGTGCTAACCAATGCGAAGTTGTGAACATTAAAGAGAATTTAAAAATTGTAGGGTGTTTTGGAGACAAATGTGGTAAGTGGAATGAAAATATCTGA